A single region of the Lotus japonicus ecotype B-129 chromosome 4, LjGifu_v1.2 genome encodes:
- the LOC130713639 gene encoding transcription termination factor MTERF8, chloroplastic-like, with translation MFHFGCHRRSALLYLSAISSTQKPKCYVFLQLKPYPSPLSLFSTTSHSSDKQSFTITYFTDNCGFSHQAALKASNRVRFDEPKKPDSVIAFFTNHGFSISQIHNIIGRLPELLVFDPTKTLLPKFQFLASKGSDIVTTVTRYPYFLRQSLEHYIIPAFEFVRTFSPSDEKAIACVLFGSNTITIDHMKSKVNLLLDMGLSPSNIYLLFRISPTILRFADLKEAVEEVKGLGFHPSKSLFVVALQAKRAVSKSLWDAKLDAFKTWGWSEDDVLDAFRRDPHIMTYSIKKVNAVMSFWVDHLGWDPSVLLAVPSLFGYSLEKRLMPRASVVQYLLSRGLRKKDASLIKPFMLTEKLFLQKFVECFEEEETSKLLSLYQGGR, from the coding sequence ATGTTCCATTTTGGCTGTCACCGTCGAAGTGCTCTTCTCTATCTCAGCGCTATCTCATCAACCCAAAAACCAAAATGTTACGTTTTTCTTCAACTGAAACCCTACCCTTCAcccctctctctcttctctaccactTCTCATTCTTCTGATAAACAATCTTTCACCATTACCTACTTCACTGACAACTGTGGATTCTCACACCAAGCAGCTCTCAAAGCATCCAACCGAGTTCGTTTCGACGAGCCAAAGAAACCCGATTCGGTCATCGCCTTCTTCACAAACCACGGTTTCTCCATCTCCCAGATACACAACATCATTGGCAGGTTACCAGAGCTGCTTGTATTCGACCCCACCAAAACGCTTTTGCCCAAGTTTCAATTCTTAGCCTCCAAAGGTTCTGACATAGTTACCACTGTGACTAGGTACCCGTATTTCCTGCGCCAAAGCCTTGAGCATTACATAATACCTGCATTTGAATTTGTAAGGACATTCTCTCCATCTGATGAAAAAGCAATCGCTTGTGTACTATTTGGTTCCAATACCATTACTATTGATCACATGAAATCAAAAGTAAATTTGCTGCTTGATATGGGACTGTCTCCCTCAAACATATACCTTTTATTTAGAATTTCGCCCACTATACTCAGATTTGCTGACTTGAAGGAGGCTGTGGAGGAAGTCAAGGGATTGGGATTTCATCCCTCTAAATCTCTTTTTGTTGTAGCATTACAGGCCAAAAGGGCTGTATCCAAATCGCTTTGGGATGCCAAACTCGATGCCTTTAAGACATGGGGCTGGTCTGAAGATGATGTTCTggatgcatttaggagggatCCCCACATTATGACATACTCAATCAAAAAAGTAAATGCAGTGATGAGTTTTTGGGTCGACCATCTTGGTTGGGACCCTTCAGTGCTTCTAGCCGTGCCATCACTTTTTGGATATAGTTTGGAGAAAAGGCTTATGCCAAGGGCCTCAGTTGTCCAGTATCTTCTCTCCAGAGGTTTGAGGAAGAAAGATGCTAGCTTAATTAAACCATTTATGTTGACTGAGAAGTTGTTCCTGCAAAAATTTGTGGAATGTTTTGAGGAGGAGGAAACATCTAAGCTACTTAGTCTATATCAGGGAGGACGCTAG